From a region of the Miscanthus floridulus cultivar M001 unplaced genomic scaffold, ASM1932011v1 fs_737_5_6, whole genome shotgun sequence genome:
- the LOC136532900 gene encoding large ribosomal subunit protein eL37x-like, giving the protein MGKGTGSFGKRRNKTHTLCIRCGRRSFHLQKSTCSSCGYPAARIRKYNWSIKAIRRKTTGTGRMRYMRHVPRRFKSNFREGTEAAPKKSAAASN; this is encoded by the exons ATG GGGAAGGGTACGGGCAGCTTCGGCAAGCGCCGGAACAAGACGCACACGCTCTGCATCCGCTGCGGCCGCCGTAGCTTCCACCTCCAGAAGAGCACCTGCTCCTCCTGCGGCTACCCCGCCGCCCGCATCCGCAAGT ATAACTGGAGTATTAAGGCCATCAGGCGCAAGACAACTGGTACCGGAAGGATGAGGTACATGCGACACGTGCCTCGGCGTTTCAAGAGCAACTTCAGAGAAG GGACCGAGGCTGCCCCAAAGAAGAGTGCTGCCGCCAGCAACTAA